In Paenibacillus larvae subsp. larvae, the following proteins share a genomic window:
- a CDS encoding AbrB/MazE/SpoVT family DNA-binding domain-containing protein, translated as MKATGIVKKLDHLGRVVIPKELRGTLGIGEKDALEIYVDGERIILKKYNPGCYLCGGISGDLQTFFDRNICQSCITEIKNLVMI; from the coding sequence ATGAAAGCAACCGGAATTGTAAAGAAACTTGACCATTTAGGACGGGTAGTTATCCCGAAAGAACTTCGCGGCACTTTAGGCATTGGTGAAAAAGACGCTCTGGAAATCTATGTGGACGGTGAGCGCATTATATTGAAGAAATATAACCCGGGCTGCTATCTCTGTGGTGGAATTAGTGGCGATTTACAGACATTTTTTGATCGTAACATTTGTCAGAGTTGTATCACAGAGATAAAGAATCTGGTGATGATATGA
- a CDS encoding DUF2800 domain-containing protein, producing MSGHTERAHALLSASSSAQWIACPPSARLTEDIPDKRNKYADEGTVAHELAELKLRRKITVCNAKQRREIDQKMEEIKAKEYYCAEMENYISEYVDRVGGIFLEHKARSNEVIVSLEESIDYSKWVPEGFGTGDVVLISDGVVEVIDLKYGKVPVSAIGNPQIRLYALGAWEAYNWLYEIDKVRMTIVQPRLDSITTEELTVKELLAWAEDVIKPAAKLAYAGEGEFKPGDHCRWCKVKGNCRARAEENMKAVQQEFQDPALLSDEEIGSTLFVAQQLKAWAKDVEDYAKEKALSGENIPQWKLVEGKSNRFITDKGKAISKLEAAKIDPDKYLKPRELLGIGALEKQLDKKQLNNLIGDLIVKPQGKPTLVPETDPRPEFNSLEQEFANMDWED from the coding sequence ATGAGTGGACACACGGAAAGAGCCCATGCGCTCCTAAGTGCATCCAGTTCAGCCCAGTGGATAGCCTGTCCGCCTAGTGCCAGATTAACGGAGGACATTCCAGATAAACGTAATAAGTACGCTGATGAAGGCACAGTGGCGCATGAACTAGCAGAACTAAAATTACGACGAAAAATAACGGTTTGTAACGCTAAACAGCGTAGAGAGATTGACCAGAAGATGGAGGAAATAAAGGCTAAAGAGTACTACTGCGCGGAGATGGAGAACTACATATCCGAGTATGTAGATCGAGTTGGTGGAATTTTTCTAGAACATAAAGCTAGATCCAATGAGGTTATCGTCTCTTTGGAGGAATCGATAGATTATAGCAAGTGGGTGCCAGAGGGTTTTGGTACAGGGGATGTTGTGCTCATCTCAGACGGGGTCGTAGAAGTCATAGACCTTAAATATGGAAAAGTGCCTGTATCCGCAATTGGTAACCCGCAAATAAGGCTGTATGCTCTGGGAGCCTGGGAGGCTTACAACTGGCTGTATGAGATCGATAAAGTGCGTATGACGATCGTTCAACCGCGGCTCGATAGCATCACCACAGAAGAGTTAACCGTGAAAGAGCTACTAGCGTGGGCGGAAGATGTGATCAAACCAGCGGCGAAATTGGCCTATGCCGGGGAGGGAGAATTTAAGCCCGGTGATCATTGCAGATGGTGCAAGGTAAAAGGCAATTGCCGGGCGAGAGCCGAGGAGAATATGAAAGCCGTGCAGCAAGAATTCCAGGACCCGGCTTTACTATCGGATGAAGAAATAGGTTCTACTCTCTTTGTTGCTCAGCAATTGAAAGCCTGGGCGAAGGATGTTGAAGACTACGCCAAGGAAAAAGCTCTCAGCGGGGAAAATATCCCGCAGTGGAAGCTAGTAGAAGGTAAGTCTAATCGCTTCATAACGGACAAAGGGAAAGCCATATCCAAGCTTGAAGCAGCTAAGATTGACCCTGATAAATACCTCAAGCCGCGAGAGCTTTTAGGCATAGGAGCACTTGAGAAACAGCTTGATAAAAAACAACTAAATAATCTGATAGGTGATCTAATCGTGAAACCACAAGGTAAGCCTACGTTGGTTCCGGAAACAGATCCAAGACCAGAATTTAATAGCTTAGAGCAAGAATTTGCAAACATGGATTGGGAGGACTGA